The DNA sequence GTGCCTATCCCGCACGGACACCACCGCAAAACCCGTATATTTGAACTAATGATTGAATTATATACAGACGGTGCATCGAGTGGAAATCCAGGCCCTGGCGGATACGGTACGATTTTAAGAACGATTTACAAAGGAGATAACGCATCGTTACATGGAAAGTTAATTGAAAAAGAATACTCAGGTGGTTTTCGTAAGACCACGAATAATCGGATGGAGTTATTAGCGGTAATCATCGGATTAGAAGCGTTGAAATCCATCAATCAACAAGTTACCGTCTATTCAGATTCTAAATACGTCATCGACGCCATCGACAAAAAATGGGTGTATGGTTGGATACAAAAAGGTTTTCAGGGCAAAAAGAACCGAGATCTCTGGTTAAGATTAATGCAATTACATAAACTTCATCAAGTGAGATTGGTGTGGGTAAAAGGTCATGCAGGTCATCCATTAAATGAACGTTGCGATCGCCTGGCAGTAGCTGCCTCAAAAGATAAGGCATCTTGGAAGATCGACCACATATTTGAAGCAGAGGCAGCAAAAGTCTAACAGCAAAAAAGTCTTGCCCTTTCGGACAAGACTTCTCACATTTAAAACATATAATCAATCACTATTCTACCACTGACTAACCACCACACTATGTGTTGCTTTGTATAGATAGAATGAAAAATGACCCGAACGTTTAATCGATGTCATGTTAAAAGATGTTAAGCATGATATATAAAAGGAAAAGCCTGATAGTGATTAAACTATCAGGCTTTGTACCCAGAGCCGGGATCGAACCGGCATGGATTGCTCCACTGGTGTTTGAGACCAGCGCGTCTACCAATTCCGCCATCTGGGCATCTCTGGTTACTTCCGTTGTTTGAAGTGATGCAAATATAGAAACTCCAAATTAATTTGTCAAGAGAAATCATCATCCATTCTCAAATCCACTGATTTAGAGCCTATTTATTTTCCACGTCTTGTATTGTTTCTCCGCAGCCAGCTCAATAAGGAATTATTGGGCTATAAATACAGACAAACGATAGGGATTATTCTCTCACAAGAGAGCGATCTAAATGCACATATCCCCCATCTACATGAATCAATTGTCCGGTGGTATGACTAGATTTGTCCGACAACAAAAATACGCACGTATCTGCAATCTCTTCTGCTGTGGTCATTCGGTTTTCCAAGGGAATACGGTCTGTGATTTTCTTCAACGTTTCTTCTGGATTATCCAATGTTTGAATCCAACGATCATACTGCGGCGTAGCAGCTTCTGCCACGACGATGGCATTCACCCGAATTTGATACGGCAACAGTTCTACCGCCCATTCCCGCGTGAGCGCGTTACGACCACCATTGGCCGCTGCATAGGCAGAGGTACCACCCTGCCCAGTTTCTGCCGTTTTAGAACTGATGTTAACAATGGCTCCTTTACTTCGTTTTAGCGCATCTAATGCGTGGTGGGCCATGAGGTAGTAATGTACCAGATTCTTATGCAATGAAGCGACAAAAGCCTCATAGTTGCCCGATACTAAACCTACGCCGTCATTCACTCCGGCATTATTCACTAAGCCATCAATACGGCCATATTTTTCTATAGTTTGCTGTACTGCGCGCTCACACGCTATTGGATCCGACAGCTCGGCGGCGATGGCATACGCTTCCGCACCAAACGCACTTACTTCTGCTACAGCCAATTGATTATCGGCTGCACTTCGCCCCACAATAACGGGTATGGCACCTTCTTTCGCTAAAGACAATACAATCCCTTTACCAATTCCTTTGGCGCCGCCTGTAACGATAATGACTTTATTTGTTAAATGTAAATCCATGTAAAAGCATTAAAATTTATAGATTCTGCGTGCCGTTTCTCCCCAAAATGCGGCGCGCTCTTCCGACGTGAAGTCGTCTAATCTGCTTGCCGCGATCTCTTTGCTTTCTCGATAGGTAGCCGCCAGCAGGCTAACGGGCCAGTCCGAACCAAACATCACGCGATCTTTACCAAAGTGTTGAATGACATGATCAATATAGGCCGTAAAATCCGACAATTCCCAGTTCGACCAATCTGCTTCTTTGGCTAAACCAGAGACTTTACATACCACATTGGGATATTTTGATAAATCGGCGATAAAGCTAGCCCACTGTTCTACTTCTCCCGATTTGATATCTGGCTTGGCCATGTGATCCAACACAAATTGCAACTTCGGGTTTTGCGCTACGCAAGCTAAGGTTTGCTGAAAATGCCGTGGATGAATCAACAGATCAAAGGTATAATCGTATTTGGTCAGTGCACACAAACCGCGTTGCACATCTTCTCGTACGAGATAGTCAGGGTCGGCTTCTGCTTCTACAATATGTCGAAAACCCTTTGTAATCGGAAGGCTTCTAAAATTTTCCAATTGCTCCTCCAAGTTTTCCGCTCTGAGGTCTACCCAACCTACTACGCCTTTTATCATGGCATACATGGTCGATAAATCCACCAAAAACTGGGTTTCCTCTGGCGTGGAAGCCGCTTGTACGGCAATGACACCATCTATGCCATTCGCGTGCAATTCTGCCCTTAAATCTGTCGGCATAAAGTGGCGCCTGATGGCGCTCATTTCTTCCGTGATCCAGCTGTCGCGATCAGGGTCGTACATCCAGAAATGCTGGTGCGAATCTATCGTCATGTGTATTCAGTTTTAGTCAGATAAACGAACCTTAATAAAATTAACGGTAGGCAATTACTTCCTGACGTGATTCACCCAAGTGATCTGCCCCTAGCTCAATCACATCTCCTGGTTTAAGATAGATCGGCGGATTAAAGCCTAACCCCACGCCCGCTGGTGTGCCGGTAGAGATCACATCGCCCGGCAAAAGCGTCATGAATTGGGAAACATAAGAAACAATGAACGGCACGTCGAAAATCAAGTTTTTGGTATTTCCATCCTGGTACATTTTGCCATTTACTTTTAACCATAAGCGTACGTTGTTGATATCAGGAATCTCGTCTTTAGTGGTCAACACGGGGCCAATTGGCGCAAAGGTATCG is a window from the Sphingobacterium sp. lm-10 genome containing:
- a CDS encoding ribonuclease H, coding for MIELYTDGASSGNPGPGGYGTILRTIYKGDNASLHGKLIEKEYSGGFRKTTNNRMELLAVIIGLEALKSINQQVTVYSDSKYVIDAIDKKWVYGWIQKGFQGKKNRDLWLRLMQLHKLHQVRLVWVKGHAGHPLNERCDRLAVAASKDKASWKIDHIFEAEAAKV
- a CDS encoding SDR family oxidoreductase, with translation MDLHLTNKVIIVTGGAKGIGKGIVLSLAKEGAIPVIVGRSAADNQLAVAEVSAFGAEAYAIAAELSDPIACERAVQQTIEKYGRIDGLVNNAGVNDGVGLVSGNYEAFVASLHKNLVHYYLMAHHALDALKRSKGAIVNISSKTAETGQGGTSAYAAANGGRNALTREWAVELLPYQIRVNAIVVAEAATPQYDRWIQTLDNPEETLKKITDRIPLENRMTTAEEIADTCVFLLSDKSSHTTGQLIHVDGGYVHLDRSLVRE
- a CDS encoding amidohydrolase family protein codes for the protein MTIDSHQHFWMYDPDRDSWITEEMSAIRRHFMPTDLRAELHANGIDGVIAVQAASTPEETQFLVDLSTMYAMIKGVVGWVDLRAENLEEQLENFRSLPITKGFRHIVEAEADPDYLVREDVQRGLCALTKYDYTFDLLIHPRHFQQTLACVAQNPKLQFVLDHMAKPDIKSGEVEQWASFIADLSKYPNVVCKVSGLAKEADWSNWELSDFTAYIDHVIQHFGKDRVMFGSDWPVSLLAATYRESKEIAASRLDDFTSEERAAFWGETARRIYKF